A window of Syntrophales bacterium genomic DNA:
TGAAAAAATGGTTATTGGAATTCTTTTAGAAGAAGGAGGGGAACTATGTTTGAATTATCTGATCAGGGTAGTACAAACCCGGCAAAGATTAAAGTGATTGGTATTGGGGGAGGGGGAGGAAATGCCGTAAATACTATGGTATCATACAACCTCAGAGGTGTTGAATTAATTGCGGCCAACACAGATGCCCAGGCCCTCTCAGCATCTATCTCGCCGATCAAGATTCAGTTAGGTGCAGGAGGTTTGGGAGCAGGTTCAGATCCTGAGGTGGGTAAAATGGCGGCCATTGAAAGTAAGGACATATTGAGGAAACACATCGAAGGGGCAGATATGGTTTTTATTACCGCTGGCCTGGGCGGCGGTACAGGAACCGGAGGCGCGCCAGTTTTAGCAGAAATCGCCAGGGAGGTGGGAGCGCTTACCGTTGCCATTGTCACAAAACCTTTTCAGTTTGAAGGCAAGAAACGCAGCATGCAGGCGGAAGAGGGTATTGCTGAGTTGAGGAAGGTAGTTGATACCCTGATCGTTATTCCCAATCAGAGACTCCTCAGTCTGGGTGGGAGGAACATCTCGTTATTAGATGCCTTCAAGAAGGCGGATGACATCCTGCATCATGCCGTGAAGGGAGTCTCTGATTTGATTACCGTACCGGGGTTGATCAACCATGACTTTACCGATGTCAAGAAAGTGATGTCCGGGAT
This region includes:
- the ftsZ gene encoding cell division protein FtsZ; protein product: MFELSDQGSTNPAKIKVIGIGGGGGNAVNTMVSYNLRGVELIAANTDAQALSASISPIKIQLGAGGLGAGSDPEVGKMAAIESKDILRKHIEGADMVFITAGLGGGTGTGGAPVLAEIAREVGALTVAIVTKPFQFEGKKRSMQAEEGIAELRKVVDTLIVIPNQRLLSLGGRNISLLDAFKKADDILHHAVKGVSDLITVPGLINHDFTDVKKVMSGMGLAIIGTGIAGGENRAAEAAQKAISSPLLEDNTIQGAHGVLLNITGGPDISLYEINEASSLIHAEAHEDANIIFGTVIDEGMGDEIRITVIATGFEDNGKKKRISVSHLEGYRRDDLSMPTYLRQGKLIDDNFNTVKLDVSDDDDNQDLEIPTFLRRQAD